The following proteins are co-located in the Tripterygium wilfordii isolate XIE 37 chromosome 2, ASM1340144v1, whole genome shotgun sequence genome:
- the LOC120007088 gene encoding U2 small nuclear ribonucleoprotein B'' 2-like: MLSGDIPPNQTIYVKNLNEKVKKEELKRSLYCLFSQYGRILDVVALKTSKLRGQAWVAFSEVTAASNAVRQMQNFPLYEKPMRIQYAKSKSDCVAKADGSYVPREKKKKQEEKAERKRRTEEAHQSGVANGTAAESNGGLAAFRQGNQGGQEAAAPNNILFIQNLPHETDSLMLQLLFQQYPGFKEVRMIDAKPGIAFVEFEDDMQSSTAMQALQGFKITPMNPMSITFAKK; encoded by the exons ATGCTGTCGGGGGACATTCCGCCTAATCAAACGATATACGTCAAGAATTTAAACGAAAAGGTTAAGAAAGAAG AATTGAAGAGATCACTTTATTGTTTGTTCTCTCAATATGGACGAATTTTGGATGTTGTTGCCTTGAAGACATCCAAACTAAGAGGGCAAGCCTGGGTTGCATTTAGCGAAGTGACAGCTGCTAGTAATGCAGTTCGACAAATGCAAAATTTTCCACTGTATGAAAAACCCATG AGGATACAATATGCAAAATCAAAGTCGGATTGTGTAGCAAAAGCAGATGGAAGCTATGTTccaagagagaagaagaagaagcaagaagaaAAAG CCGAAAGGAAGCGACGCACTGAAGAAGCGCACCAATCTGGTGTGGCCAATGGCACTGCTGCAGAAAGCAATGGAGGGCTG GCTGCATTTCGCCAGGGGAATCAAGGCGGACAAGAAGCAGCTGCTCCCAATAATATACTGTTCATACAGAACTTGCCTCATGAAACCGATAGTCTGATGTTACAATTGCTTTTCCAGCAGTACCCAGGATTCAAGGAAGTTCGAATGATTGATGCTAAGCCAGGTATTGCTTTTGTAGAATTTGAAGACGATATGCAGTCCTCCACAGCTATGCAAGCTCTTCAGGGTTTCAAAATCACCCCTATGAATCCCATGTCCATCACTTTTGCCAAGAAGTAG